The DNA sequence tcaatatatcaaCAAATATAGATAACCACCTAACAacaacttataaattattttttatctctcATAAGGCATTTGCTTCCTTCATCACTTGGTCCAGAAACACTAAATAAAAGTCAACACTAGGCCATATCACTGTCACGTTGGCACTTTATCCAATGGATCACTAAAACAGTGTTTATGACCTGGATCTCTGTATGAGTTCTCATGCAGAACACTGTCTGAACTTGTCCGACACTTAGTTAAACACAGCTCATAGTCATCGGTGAGAGAGTGAACTAAAACATGATCTTGTGCTGTCAGCTTTGACAGGACCAGTTGCAGCATATTTCTCTGTAATGTGAAGAATAATTATGATCAACAccagatttttatattaaaagctTAACCTTGTACAGAGGTCGGCAATGTGCGGCTCCAAAGACGCATGTGGCTCTTTGCCTTCTTAAGTGAGGCTCTGGCACAATTATCCACGGCAagcgcaataaaaaaaaaacaaaaaacaattttcatttaaaaaaacttggTAATAGAAAAATTacatcttattttgaaaaaattaaaattcttctATAAATCGAGAAGATATATAATCTTTTGTTTAAGTTAAAAGATAGATTTTTATAcagatttaaaatttatgtttttgtaaaaaatatgtaatgaacaTCGAGAACGTAAACACAAATCATGTACTGCAAGTTACCGGCTGAAATTGTTAGTATGTTTTCGGCATACTTTGGCGTACAAAGGCACCAGAAGCATGCGCGCGAATACTTTTTCTAAAGTAGTGAAGGTACAAATTGGCATCAAAGACCAGCAGTTGCCAGTTGCAGTGTGAACAACTTTGTCCTATCTACCGTGTCTGACGTTCAGTTCTTTGAACACTTTTTGGAAGTCAAATGAGCCTCCATTAAGGTTTGTGTACTCAGTAAAGCGAGACAGTATTTCAAGACAccacctgcaactatataagacgcaaattcggcctcacatgctAACGAGTGctagcttcttccatttgagcGTATACAACATAGAAAGTGGCTTGAATAATTGACCATCAAGTTATCTtattgtggaatcaattacccaCTGCAGCTTTCTCGAATCAATACaacttagagaccttcaagcttagagcacactcccaccttaaaggcatGCAATGCACCTCTTGACCTGGTGTTGCGAATGGCTCTGTTGTCCTTGCACGGTTGCTTCAACACTAAACATTATGCGACCTAGCCCGGTAGccccatattatataaaagaatatGCTCCCTGCTAGATAAGAAACAAGTCTCTGATGATCTAGGTAATGCTGGTATAGCCATTAACCGAGATACATATCTTGCTTAGAAGGGGTTACATAAAGTtggatgtgtaaacattatttttactataccTTATTTGGGTCAAGGCAGCATGAGACACAATATTCAAAAGTAATACAACAATGTTCATTATTGCAAGTCTTACAGCTGTATCTACTAGTTTGTTCAGCATCTATGACACAGCAGCCATTCTTAGCTATATCAGTCCTTTGACACACATAACCTACAaagatacaattttattaaagtattttatctacacccatgctttaaatcctctattaaagattctgaaacagttagcttattgccaacattaaaacacccaatgttctaataaccattacatcatccaaacgagtgttgtaatgttgtactgaattccataacaacactcctttgtttttttttcgatcccttcataggcaaagagtttcaactggtatgtatgaatttcaaaaaaagaacattttcgtttacgcgcgttctaCACTACTAGAAGTCCGCGCGCCGATAAACAAAAAGTAGATTATTCGAATCCATTGTTgtattgtttacaaaaaatgagcgattcaagttttgacagcacactgcCAAATATTTGAATGCTccaaaacaacataatattaaagtgaattttaataattgcacaatacaaaatgtaaattactactaaaataaataattctttcattaatacttagttaatttgtatataatcagtaatggatggtattaggttactactaggactggcaattttaatgttagcagtaagctaactgtttcagaatcttttagcgGATTCATGTTCTGGATGTAGATAGTCTTGTaatactcatgtgatactattatcactcTCGGCATTACCTAGTGTGATAAACcaacatttgtgttttaatactccttattacacaacagttgcataaataactatttctgGGTCCTTAGGATAGTCATGGTATGCATTTATGCTAATAACatataacattattgtttgggtttttttttttttttatggaataggagaacaaacgagcgtacgggtcacctggtgttaagtgatcaccgccgcccacactctcctgcaacaccagaggaatcacaagagtgttgccggcctttaaataaagtcaaattactgggcaaatggatAAACTTACATCTTAAGGTGATGAGCACAATTtaagtaccactcagaatttttggttttttcaagaatcctgagtggcactgcattgtaatgtgtgGGGCATATCACTTACcgtcagctgaatgtcctacctgtctcatcccttattatcgtaaataaaataagtaaatgcaATT is a window from the Leptidea sinapis chromosome 45, ilLepSina1.1, whole genome shotgun sequence genome containing:
- the LOC126977424 gene encoding SREBP regulating gene protein, producing the protein MWYAVLLRFIRRPLVLGIIFASSLTYCIVSFLREGTNKHIVYQDVSLDKKPFIWRTLQEHNETSDWECRNSVQGKSLIVDDRGYVCQRTDIAKNGCCVIDAEQTSRYSCKTCNNEHCCITFEYCVSCCLDPNKRNMLQLVLSKLTAQDHVLVHSLTDDYELCLTKCRTSSDSVLHENSYRDPGHKHCFSDPLDKVPT